From the genome of Bombus vancouverensis nearcticus chromosome 4, iyBomVanc1_principal, whole genome shotgun sequence:
TTTTcatgataaaaaaaatgtacttAAAAAACGTAACAATTGTTAAAGCATTATGGAGATCATTCTAACCTAATTTACTTTCCTTGAATGAATAATATGTaagtaaattatatatatattttatagatcttttattatagaaattgataaacaatttttttcaattaaagaatctatatatatatacatatatatatatattatactatatattatatacaatatatatataaaagttcgtttttgtattacataagactgttttattattaaggaaaaaatataaatattatattatattttttactattataaATAGCAGTttcatttgcatattttatttgtagcgtaatataaaatatgatgtCCAATGGAATTTGGATCTCTACTGAAGAAGTTGGAGGAAAGTCAATGTCAAAGAATGCAAATTGTTCACCCATAACATCTTCAACATTGAATTCTCCACTTATGAAGTTGTCTTCATATTTCTTAGCCGTTCGACCATGGTCATTAAGTGCTTCATTAATGCCAACACTTCTTGGATCTGCATTAGCATATCGATTAACAAGTACAGCAAGTTTTAGCTGGATATCTTTGATTCTAACAGTATATACAGTTTTTTGCGTACATGGGGCTGGTAATGTAGTAAACACTTATTTCGATTACATAAAAGGAGTTGATAGCCGGAAAAGTGATGACAGAATATTGGTAGATCAACTTTTATCAAAGGATGAATTAGTTTCACTAGGTGCAATATTATATACAGCAGGGTGTTTGGGTTTTGTTCTATTAACAACTATATCTCCTGCAAGAATGGAACATCTTGCACTTGTGTATTTTGGAGGTTTATCCTCTTCATTTCTTTATACAGGAGGAATAGGATTTAAATACATTGCATTAGGTGATGTCCTTATCTTAGTTATATTTGGTCCAATTTCAGTTTTGTTTGCATTCATGGCTCAAACTGGTTATATCGAACTAGGTACAATATACTATGCTATACCTCTTGCATTAAATACAGAGGCTATTCTACACAGTAACAATACCCGAGACTTAGAAAGTGATAAAAAGGCAGGCATAGTGACATTAGCTATTTTAATAGGTCATACCATATCTCATGTTTTGTATGCTTTTTTATTATTCACTCCATATGTAACTCTGGTAGTGCTTGCATTAAGGTATTCTATATGGTTTTTATTACCAGTAACTACTTTACCAACTGCCTTCAAGATAGAAAAACAATTCAGAAACCCTCATATGATTCAGAGTGTACCCAAGCAAACAGCTAAATTAAATATGTTTCTGGGCATTTTATATGTCATTGCTTGCTTACTTGTGAATCCCCTTCCCTATCTGTAACATACATATGATTTGGTATCATTATCCAGAAAAGAACTTAAATGTGCAAATAATTGTATGAGCAGCTGTTAGTGTAATCTTATATAAGTTACAAATGTTGCTTTCACCACTTTACATTGTTATTAATTCTTAATTACATGGTCAAGTGATGCATTATGAAATGCATTTTTTAGTATATCGTagtaataatatttgtaatacaataaaaatttggaGATAATTTTCTAACAACGCAAAGGTCTTGAATATGTACAAAGAAATTATACAGTTAAtaatttgaatttctatttgtaatttttcattgtGTGTCATTAACATATTTTTGCACTTAAAATAAGTGTAAAAGAtaaatttatgaatatatataattatttaaacatgTTTATAATAGTTCATCTTAAATAATTTATCTTCTTTATTTAGAAACTAAGTAATGTTATTTATAAAAAACCGATATGCATATCTTTTGTAACCTCAAGGATATAAGAATCTCGAGAATAGAAATCTACACGTACATTGcagtttttacattttataaattgataaatttacgaAATAAGACAATAAATTCTTACGATATTTTGATAACGTATTAATACAATATTATTTCGTTGTTTCGTATTGATGTATAGATTTGTAATACAATCattattgtaaattatcgaCGTGGCAGTGTTTATAATTACTTTATTGTTCCTTCCTATTTTAAAGTGCAGGATGCAAATAGATGGAAATGTTTACATACTACGAAAAAccaaagtaataaaattaaaattaatttcactcGTTCGtcaaaaataaaacaatatattGTACCtctaaatgtaaaatataagatACAACTTATAAACGATTAAACCACTATAATACATTAGAATTAATTTTATCATATGTATAAATTAATCACAACTATTTATGAAAGTAGATCCATGGTAATATCTCTTGTTTCTATCATATATTTATGTAAACAACGCAATCTCAACGAGAAcaagatatatcatataaaataCGAGTAGTAAAGAAAAAAGCTAAGTTTTCATggcaataatttaataaatcattgTGTATCAATTATTTTTCCTTTGTTTCCTGTTTAAAAAACATCATTTCCCGTACGTTTTAATAAGTTCGATATATCCATAAATACAACAAAATGTtatggaatttttattattaaaacataAGTAATTTATAACTTTAACTATGTCGCGTGTTTTTCATGCTTTTTTCTCTTCAAAATATAAGTTGATATAAACATGATTATCGATCTTAATCGATATATTGAAAAGTATAATTTCGATTATCGATAGAACAAACATAGAGAGagatcgttaaaacgttataacattaaaaCATACAAAAATTGATTTCAACATTTAGTATAAAATTGTACACTTAATAAgctactttttattaaaaaaaactcAAAATGCACAAATATCAAACGCTCCTTGATCCGATTGTGGTATGTCCGTATGACAAAAGTCACTCTGTCGCAAAATCTCGTCTTCCAAAGCACATTATCAAATGCGAAAAAGTAAGTGTGTATTATAAACACATTGatcttttaataattccaaACAATAAACAATCTTCGTGAAATATTCTCAAAATATAGTTAtgtaaatatatgaaaaattctTATAATATAGTTATGTAAATACATtaaatctttaaaatagcaataTCCTGAACATTATAAGCTCATGTGTCCATATAATGCATCCCACCGATTGTCTAAAAAAGAATTTGAGGAACATATCACTACCTGTCCCACACGTAATATATTGGAATCAGAAATATATTCAGGtctttattttctacttttatattttatttctaacatattttataccttttcaaataaaatatcaaaatatattgtttcatagaaataagaaaacatggTGCAACAAATTTTGTACCTCCAGATCTTTCAAGTACAAtagattgtaaagaaaattggGACATAGATATTAATGACAATTCCAATACCATAACTGAAGAAGAATATTCTGTGGGCAATAACATTGATTCAAAGTAATAATgaagtttttgtttttattcaatattgatttgttacttatttatgacctttttatatgtttataagGGCTCATTGTGACTCTCCTcgatataaattgaaaaaaagaagcttagatgatatatttataagagCACCACGTGGTTTCTCTGAAGCTATGTTAAAAGAAGGGAGTGAAGACTATTGTATTGAGGACCTAGAATCAGTAGTTAGTTCAATGGGAATTGGCAGAGGAAAGATTACATTGAACACTGATCAGTTGAAAAAAATTGGGCTAGGAAGGGGAGCAAATGAAGACTCTTGTATAGAGGATTCAGAATCAGTAATTAGTTCAATGGGAATTGGCAGAGGAAAGATTACATTGAACACTGATCAGTTGAAAAAAATTGGACTAGGAAGAGAAGCAAATGGAGACTCTTGTATAGAGGATTCAGAATTAGTAGTTAGTTCAATGGGAATTGGCAGAGGAAAGATTACACTGAACACTAATCAGTTGAAAAAAATAGGACTAGGAAGAGGAGCAAATGAAGACTCTTGTATAGAGGACTTAGAATCAGTAGTTAGTTCAGTGGGAATTGGCAGAGGGAAGATTACATTGAACACTGATCAGTTGAGAAAAATTGGACTAGGAAGGGGAGCAAATGAAGACTCTTGTATAGAGGACTTAGAATCAGTAGTTAGTTCAATGGGAATTGGCAGAGGAAAGATTACATTGAACACTGATAAGTTGAAAAAAATTGGACTAGGCAGGGGAAGATCAATGAACAATGTTTCATAAGTGTAATTCTGCTTTATAAATAATGGTCAacaaagatatatatatgtattcatattttttttaatttaaataaaataattcagtattatctaaatattatatttttatatataatttacaatatGTAATTTGTCATTTACATATCTTAtgcttaaatatttgtttaatttcatgaactttctcgtttattttaaaaatttacatttaagATATTTACAAATATAGTGTAAATGATTTCTTAATTATCAAGTATAATTAATTCTCctataaaaaagaatattttaaaagtatataaaagaagaaagtaaaacaTTTAAATTACTTGCAAAATAACATTACAATTGCAGTGGCAGTTGATTCATATTCATTATTTAAGTTTCTCATCTTTTCCATAATGtaaaatttatgaattttaaatgtaattagaATGCAATTAAACATTAATCATAGTACATAAAATGggaatataacaaataatatattttctaattatcaGTAGCAATTAATTTAGTATAGATTATACTTTTATGTTATTTAACATTGTCTTTAACAATACAAGATACTTTTTATGTTTGtatttacaattaataaaatttttttaaattgtctttaacattatttaatgataaatttatGTAATATCAGCAATTGATAATGAagtatgaaaat
Proteins encoded in this window:
- the heix gene encoding ubiA prenyltransferase domain-containing heix — its product is MMSNGIWISTEEVGGKSMSKNANCSPITSSTLNSPLMKLSSYFLAVRPWSLSASLMPTLLGSALAYRLTSTASFSWISLILTVYTVFCVHGAGNVVNTYFDYIKGVDSRKSDDRILVDQLLSKDELVSLGAILYTAGCLGFVLLTTISPARMEHLALVYFGGLSSSFLYTGGIGFKYIALGDVLILVIFGPISVLFAFMAQTGYIELGTIYYAIPLALNTEAILHSNNTRDLESDKKAGIVTLAILIGHTISHVLYAFLLFTPYVTLVVLALRYSIWFLLPVTTLPTAFKIEKQFRNPHMIQSVPKQTAKLNMFLGILYVIACLLVNPLPYL
- the LOC117156518 gene encoding uncharacterized protein LOC117156518; this translates as MHKYQTLLDPIVVCPYDKSHSVAKSRLPKHIIKCEKQYPEHYKLMCPYNASHRLSKKEFEEHITTCPTRNILESEIYSEIRKHGATNFVPPDLSSTIDCKENWDIDINDNSNTITEEEYSVGNNIDSKAHCDSPRYKLKKRSLDDIFIRAPRGFSEAMLKEGSEDYCIEDLESVVSSMGIGRGKITLNTDQLKKIGLGRGANEDSCIEDSESVISSMGIGRGKITLNTDQLKKIGLGREANGDSCIEDSELVVSSMGIGRGKITLNTNQLKKIGLGRGANEDSCIEDLESVVSSVGIGRGKITLNTDQLRKIGLGRGANEDSCIEDLESVVSSMGIGRGKITLNTDKLKKIGLGRGRSMNNVS